ATCACTGAGTGTCTGAGCCTCGGATTGAAATACGATTAAAACAGAAAAAGCGAATAATGATAAAATTTTCTTCATTTCGAGATTAGATAAATTACTATTTTGTGTTTGAGTCTCTTAAAAATTTTCCAACAAATGTGGCTACTACAACCACTAGATAAAACTGTCCTACAAGCCCTAAAACGATCGATAAACCTTTCGATGCAGATAATAGAGGTGCTATGTCTCCATAGCCGATAGTCAGCATGGTGATATAACTAAAATAGAGTAAATCCTGAGATCCTTCTCGTCCCTCAGCAATATTTGAATAAGCTGCAGGTTCTATAAAGTGAATAGCCAATGACAATAGTGCGCCGATGTAACCAATAAGCATATAGCCGTCAAAAGCTCCAAAAATCTCACTAACTCCAATATTTTTTTTAGCCACCAAATCCGAAAACAATTCGAAGGCTACAATGCCAATAAAAAATGAAAAGATCACCAAACCAATCAAGCCAGCGTATCCTTCAAACCAATTAAACACAACTCCCAGTATACCCAACATCAATATATAAAGCGCTGTTTTTCTATGTTTCTGGATCACCAAAAAACAAGATCCCAACATCAATATATTCAAAGCAGGAGATACAAATGCATACCTCATCTCTTGGGGGAAAAAACCTGGCAACAAAATATTCACCAACATGATGAAAAAAAGTATTTGATACTTGTAACTAGTGATCAATGACTCTCTTATGTCCTCTTTTACAAAAAGCATTTATTCGGTCGGTTGGTTTCCATATTCTTCTGCTCTTAACCATCCACCACCTAAGGCTTTATATAGCTGAATGTAAGATGCCAACAATTCGCTACGGACGGCAGTAAGCGCTAACTCAGCTTCAAAAGCTTGTCGCTGAGACTCCAGATACTCCAAGTAACTTGTAATCCCCTTGTCATACCTTTCAGAGCTCAAGTACTGTGCATTGGTAGCAGCACGCACATGATTTTGTCTGGCTTCAATTTCCTGATCATAGGTTTCAATAGCTATCAGTGCGTCCTCTACTTCCCGGAAAGCGTTGAAAACCACAGCCTCATAATTCAGGTAAGCAGACTCGGTTCTGACTCGCTCTATTTCTACTTTCCTCTTATTTTTACCCCAATTGAAAATGGGCCCAACCAAACTGGCTCCAGCATTCCAAGCTAAACCACCAGAATTGAAATCATTCAATTCGTTACTAACCCCTAGCACACCTGTTAATGAAATGGAAGGAAATCGAGCAGCCTGTGCAACACCTATTCTTGCATTCTGCGCTACGATAAGCTGCGTAGCGAGAGCAACATCTGGTCTACTAAGCAAAATCTCCGAAGGAAGTCCAATTGGAATATCTACCGCTACGGTCAAGCTATCCAATGGCAAACTCTCTTCAATTGATGTCGGAAATCCTCCTAATAATACACTTAAGGCATTCTCGGTTTGTACCGCAGCCCGAACATACAAAGGAACAGCGGATGCAGCAATGGCTTGTTGGATTTGAGCTTGGTTTAGATCTATTTCAGCAACGATGCCCTTATCATATCTTGCCTGAATCAAGTTAACAGAACTATCACGTAGCGCCACCGTTCGTTCAGATATTTCAATGCTGGCCTCGTATCTTCTTAGTTCAAAATATAAAAAGGCCACCTCACTAGCTATTGCCAACCTAAGGTTTTGATAACCTGCCTCAGAAGCTAAATACTCCGCCATTGCGGCCTCATTTAATCTTCTGAGTTTTCCCCAAAAATCCAACTCCCAACTCACTGCTCCAAGTCCAGCATAGTTGCCATTGGCTTCAGTGCCTAAAAATCCTGCATAGTTGCCGTAAGTAATATTGCCTTGTGCATTGAGCTGAGGTAGCATTTCTACTTTTTGAATTTTATAAAGCAACTGTGCTTGTTTTAAGTCGTTGGCTGCAATACTTACATTTCTATTACTATCAAGGGCTACAATAATCAAGGAATCTAAAACCGGATCATTAAATAACTCCCACCACTTGATATCTCCAAGGGAATCTGTTTTATTTTCTGCGTATTGATATGCATCAGGAGTCTCCATTTCTGGGCTCTTAAATGCCGGTCCCATTTTGCACGAATACAAAAACAGACCTGTTAAAAACCAAATCGCGATATTTTTTACCATCTTCTTCATACTTATTGATCTGTTGAAGGCTCGATGCTTCGGTTTTTTTCGTAATTAAAAAGTTTGCCTATAAACACGAAGAGCATTGGATATAAAAATACGCCAAGGAATGTAGCCAATGCCATCCCTCCCAGTAGCGCCATACCCATTACTTTTCTAGCCTCTGCTCCTGATCCACTGGCAACAACCAAGGGAAATACTCCTAATATAAATGAAAAGGCTGTCATTAAAATTGGCCTGAACCGTGACTTGGCTGCAGCAATGGCCGAGTCAAAAAGAGAAAGTCCCTTTTGAAATTCCTCATTAGCAAATTCTACGATAAGGATCGCATTTTTAGCAGCCATACCTATCAACATCACAAATGATACTTGTGCGAAAATGTTATTCTCAAAGGTTGGACTGAATTGCCTGGATACCCAGAGCGCAAACAAAGCCCCAAAAATGGCAAATGGTGTTCCTAAAAGAATACTGAGTGGTAAGGACCAACTTTCATACTGAGCAGACAGAATCAAAAACACAAAAACCAGTGAGAATGTTAAGATTACACCCAAAGAACCTGAGGCCTTTTTTTCCTGAAAAGACATGGCATTCCAAGAAAAGCTCATATCTGCAGGTAGCACTTCACCTGCGACTCTTTCTAAAGCTTCCATGGCCTGTGCAGAAGTAAAACCAGGCGCTGGACTACCGGTTACTTCCACAGATCTAAAAAGATTAAACCTATTAGTATAGTCCGGACCAGATATCGCTTCTATATCGACCAACGTGGCGAGCGGCACCATATCGCCTCGATTGTTTTTAATAAAGAAGTTACTTATCTGAGTCTCATCTACTCGGTACTCTGGTTCCGCTTGAATGTAGGTCTTGTAGAGACGTCCAAATCTTGTAAAATCATTGACATAAGCACCACCCATAAATGCTCCAACCGTAGTATAAAGATCGTTGAGTTTCACTCCCATTTTTAGCGCCTTCTCTTTATCCACATTCATATAGCGCTGGGGTACTGTAGCTTGGAAGGTTGTAAATGCACGTCCAATCTCAGGAGCCTCATTGGCCGCCTGGATAAACTTCATCGTATTTTGAGACAAATAAGCTGGCGAGTTCCCCAATTTATCCTGTATCATAATACTAAATCCAGATCCATTTCCTAGCCCAGGTATAGCCGGTGGGCCGAAAGCAAATGCCTGAGCACCCTTAATAGCAAAGTAGAGTTTTTTGTTCACGTCATCCACAATCTCTTTGGCCGTGCGATCTCGTTCTGCCCAATCGGTGAGCGTAACGAACATGAAACCATTATTTGAAGACATGGCACCTGACAATAGACTAAAACCAGTGGCAGTTGTCACATATTGCACCTCAGGTACAGTAGCCATGATTTCTTCAATTTTTTTGGCTATCACGTCAGACCTCTGCAGGGATGCAGCGTTTGGCAGCTGCATGTTTACAAAGAAATAGCCCATATCCTCTTCAGGTATAAAACCTCCTGGAACCATCTTTCCAAAAATACCAGCACCCACAGTCATGATGACAATGAAAATCACTCCTCTTTTAATCTTTCGAGTCACTACATTGGTAAAACTCATGTAAGCATCCGTGCTTTTATCCATGCCTTGATTAAACTTTCCAAAGAACCAACCTAAAGGCCCGCCGTATTTCTCTGGCTTCTTAAGCAGGATAGAACATAGTGCCGGACTTAGCGTCAATGCATTGACCGAAGAAACCATCACAGATACAACAATCGTGATAGCGAACTGTTGATAGAGCAATCCCGTAATTCCGGCCATACCCGCGACAGGAATAAATACCGCGATCAAAACTAGAGTCGTAGCAATAACTGGAGCAGTCACTTTACGCATCGCATCCAGCGTGGCCTCTTTGGTACTCATGCCTTTTTCAATATTCACCTGTACGGCTTCAACCACAACAATCGCATCATCCACCACAATACCAATCGCCAATACCAAACCTAACAACGAAAGCACATTGATGGTAAAACCTAATGCAGGAAAAAACATGAAAGCTCCGATCAATGAAACTGGTATAGCCATAGTTGGTATCAAAGTAGCCCTCCAATCTTGGATAAAAATGAATACCACCAATACTACCAAGATCAAAGCAACAATCAATGTGACGATGATATCTCGTATACCTGCTGTAATCGGTGCTGTAGAATCCAATGAAACATCATACTGCATGCCTTCTGGAAATGCACTTTTAAGCTCTTCCATGTCCGAAATTACATCTTTGGCTAATTCAACCGCATTAGAACCTGGCGCTTGATAAAGTGCTACAATAGAGCAAGTTTCACCATTCAAACGAGTAAAAGAATTATACGTTTCTACTCCAAGACTAACCTCTGCGATGTCTCCAAGTTTTACCTGAGACCCATCCTCTTTAGTTCTCACAACTATCTCTTCAAATTCCTTAGGTGAATTGAATCGTTCTGGCAAACGCACAGTATAAGTAAACTCAGTCCCTGGCGGCGCTGGTTCTGCACCAAATTTACCACCTGGTACGATGATGTTTTGTTCGTTAATGGCAGTCAATATTTCCGGCACAGTAAGTCCCAAGTGAGACAAACGATCTGGCTTGATCCATATTCTCATAGAGTAATCCGAAGCACCTAATACATTCACTCGACCAATACCTTTGATCCGAGATAGTCTATCCTTGATATTGATCAACGCATAGTTTCCTAAAAAATCCTGATCGTATCTGCCATCAGAAGTCAAAGCCACCAACATCAAAATATTAGGCAGTGATTTTTCGGTAGTAACACCCAATTTCTTAACAGCTTCTGGAAGTTTAGCCGTAGCAGCTGATACCCGATTTTGAGCCAATACGGTATTCATATCTGGATCAGTACCAACATCAAATGATATATCAATAACCATCGACCCATCATTCGCATTGGTCGACTTCATATAAATCATATTGTCTACTCCATTGATTTGCTGCTCCAGCGGTGTAGCTACCGACTCCTCAACATTAATGGCATTTGCACCTGTATAATTGGCCCTTACCTGAACAATTGGTGGCGTAAGGTTGGGATATTGCTCAATCGGTAAATCAATGACTGATACCGCCCCTACAATCACAATAATAATCGCAATAACCATGGCCACAATCGGCCGATGCACGAAGAAATTTCCTTTCTGATCTGACATATCGGACGATTATTTTAAGCTAACACTTTTGAATTCGGTCACTTCCGGAACAATCTTAACACCGGATTGTACTTTCTGAACACCTTCCAGAACAACCATCTCTCCTTCTTTCAAACCTTCGCTAATCAACCAAAGGTCATCTATACGTTCGCTCACTTTTACTGATCTGGCCTGAACCGTTCCATCGCTTTCCACTATAAATACGGAATACTGCCCTTGTAATTCAATCACACATCTTTGAGGGATAATAATGGCATCCTTTTTATCATCCATTTTGACACGGACTCTACCAAACTGCCCTGGGCGAACGATTAAGTTTGGGTTTGGAAAAGAGCCCTGCACTAATATAGCACCTGTCGTAGCATCTACTTCTCTATTGATAAAGTCTACGGTACCTTTAAATGGGTGCTCTATTCCATCGGATAATATTAAAGTCAGCGCGTCTTTTCGTCCCTTCCCTCCTCTAGGGTTTAATTCCTCCTGGTTCTTGTGCACATATCTCGCAACGGTGAGGTATTCACTTTCAGTTAAGAAAAATTGTACTCGTATTGTATCAATTCTTGACACAGTATTAAGAATAACCGGATTCGGGTCTCTTCCTACAAATTCACCCTCCCTGGCATTCGTTTTACCAATAAACCCTGTAATTGGAGAAGATATTCTGCAGTACCCCAGATTGATTTGACTCATTCTCAGGTTGCCCTTCGCAGCGTTGACAGAAGCCACAGCAGCATCTCTTTTTGACTGGGCATAATCCAAATCACTTTTACTCACCGCATTTATTTCAGCTAATGGCTTGTATCGCTCCAATT
The sequence above is drawn from the Reichenbachiella sp. genome and encodes:
- a CDS encoding potassium channel family protein; this encodes MLFVKEDIRESLITSYKYQILFFIMLVNILLPGFFPQEMRYAFVSPALNILMLGSCFLVIQKHRKTALYILMLGILGVVFNWFEGYAGLIGLVIFSFFIGIVAFELFSDLVAKKNIGVSEIFGAFDGYMLIGYIGALLSLAIHFIEPAAYSNIAEGREGSQDLLYFSYITMLTIGYGDIAPLLSASKGLSIVLGLVGQFYLVVVVATFVGKFLRDSNTK
- a CDS encoding efflux transporter outer membrane subunit; protein product: MVKNIAIWFLTGLFLYSCKMGPAFKSPEMETPDAYQYAENKTDSLGDIKWWELFNDPVLDSLIIVALDSNRNVSIAANDLKQAQLLYKIQKVEMLPQLNAQGNITYGNYAGFLGTEANGNYAGLGAVSWELDFWGKLRRLNEAAMAEYLASEAGYQNLRLAIASEVAFLYFELRRYEASIEISERTVALRDSSVNLIQARYDKGIVAEIDLNQAQIQQAIAASAVPLYVRAAVQTENALSVLLGGFPTSIEESLPLDSLTVAVDIPIGLPSEILLSRPDVALATQLIVAQNARIGVAQAARFPSISLTGVLGVSNELNDFNSGGLAWNAGASLVGPIFNWGKNKRKVEIERVRTESAYLNYEAVVFNAFREVEDALIAIETYDQEIEARQNHVRAATNAQYLSSERYDKGITSYLEYLESQRQAFEAELALTAVRSELLASYIQLYKALGGGWLRAEEYGNQPTE
- a CDS encoding efflux RND transporter permease subunit codes for the protein MSDQKGNFFVHRPIVAMVIAIIIVIVGAVSVIDLPIEQYPNLTPPIVQVRANYTGANAINVEESVATPLEQQINGVDNMIYMKSTNANDGSMVIDISFDVGTDPDMNTVLAQNRVSAATAKLPEAVKKLGVTTEKSLPNILMLVALTSDGRYDQDFLGNYALINIKDRLSRIKGIGRVNVLGASDYSMRIWIKPDRLSHLGLTVPEILTAINEQNIIVPGGKFGAEPAPPGTEFTYTVRLPERFNSPKEFEEIVVRTKEDGSQVKLGDIAEVSLGVETYNSFTRLNGETCSIVALYQAPGSNAVELAKDVISDMEELKSAFPEGMQYDVSLDSTAPITAGIRDIIVTLIVALILVVLVVFIFIQDWRATLIPTMAIPVSLIGAFMFFPALGFTINVLSLLGLVLAIGIVVDDAIVVVEAVQVNIEKGMSTKEATLDAMRKVTAPVIATTLVLIAVFIPVAGMAGITGLLYQQFAITIVVSVMVSSVNALTLSPALCSILLKKPEKYGGPLGWFFGKFNQGMDKSTDAYMSFTNVVTRKIKRGVIFIVIMTVGAGIFGKMVPGGFIPEEDMGYFFVNMQLPNAASLQRSDVIAKKIEEIMATVPEVQYVTTATGFSLLSGAMSSNNGFMFVTLTDWAERDRTAKEIVDDVNKKLYFAIKGAQAFAFGPPAIPGLGNGSGFSIMIQDKLGNSPAYLSQNTMKFIQAANEAPEIGRAFTTFQATVPQRYMNVDKEKALKMGVKLNDLYTTVGAFMGGAYVNDFTRFGRLYKTYIQAEPEYRVDETQISNFFIKNNRGDMVPLATLVDIEAISGPDYTNRFNLFRSVEVTGSPAPGFTSAQAMEALERVAGEVLPADMSFSWNAMSFQEKKASGSLGVILTFSLVFVFLILSAQYESWSLPLSILLGTPFAIFGALFALWVSRQFSPTFENNIFAQVSFVMLIGMAAKNAILIVEFANEEFQKGLSLFDSAIAAAKSRFRPILMTAFSFILGVFPLVVASGSGAEARKVMGMALLGGMALATFLGVFLYPMLFVFIGKLFNYEKNRSIEPSTDQ
- a CDS encoding efflux RND transporter periplasmic adaptor subunit — encoded protein: MKLRQTLMVLILPVIMYSCKEKQAAVIPPQKLPVVKVSKQDVPVFKQFVGQVYGLKDIPIRARVEGFLEGIYFTEGVRVEKGKLLYSIDPEPFKAEVSAMQAKLAEAQTMLANAENELERYKPLAEINAVSKSDLDYAQSKRDAAVASVNAAKGNLRMSQINLGYCRISSPITGFIGKTNAREGEFVGRDPNPVILNTVSRIDTIRVQFFLTESEYLTVARYVHKNQEELNPRGGKGRKDALTLILSDGIEHPFKGTVDFINREVDATTGAILVQGSFPNPNLIVRPGQFGRVRVKMDDKKDAIIIPQRCVIELQGQYSVFIVESDGTVQARSVKVSERIDDLWLISEGLKEGEMVVLEGVQKVQSGVKIVPEVTEFKSVSLK